From the Sphingobacteruim zhuxiongii genome, the window ACAACTAAAATCTACAGTATGGCTGGCGCAGAAGAACAAAATCCTGCCATGTCTACGAAAGAATTAGTGGATTTGATCAAACATGTAGGTCGCCATCCAATAGAAAGGGATACATTATACAATGTAGTAACGGACTATAATGAAGTTGAATTTGAAGAGGAAAATCCTAAAAAGCAGTATTATTCCTTACCAGTAGTGAATTAAGAGAAAGGGTAGGATTGAAAAAGACTATATATTTCATACGACACGGACAAACAGATTTAAATTTAAGAGGTATAGTGCAGGGCAGAGGGGTGAACTCACCCTTGAATACCAACGGTATACAGCAAGCACAAGCCTTTTTTGAAGCTTATAAAGCTGTTGCCTTTGATAAAATATACGCTTCTACATTGCTCAGAACCCATCAAACTGTCGCTCCTTTTTTAGCGCAGGGCTTAGAGATGGTAGAACTAGAAGGCTTGGATGAGATTTCTTGGGGAATTTATGAAGGACAGGAGCAAACCGAAGAGATCCTTAAAGGTTTTGAACAAGTCGTAGGATCCTGGAGAAACAATGATTTAGATTTAGCCATACCCAATGGCGAATCACCCAATACACTCGTTCGTCGTCAGAAAGAAGCGATTGCGCATATCGTCTCGCAAGAAAATGAAGAAACAGTTTTAGTATGTATGCACGGTCGTGCTCTCCGTATTATGCTTTGTCATTTAACGGAAGTTCCGGTATGCAAGATGGATGACTTTCCGCATACTAACACTGCGCTATATGTTCTTGATTATGAGGATGATAAATTTACTATTGTAGACTACTACAACACAAAACATTTAGAAAATTTATTGAATGAAAAAGATTAGAGTATCTGCAGTCTCTTATACCAATACATTACCATTTTTGCAAGGTATTAAGAACTCAGATGTGATAAACGATATTGACCTTTCTGTGGATTACCCAAGTGAATGTGCTCGCAAAGTCATGGAAGATGAGGCCGATATGGGGATTATTCCCGTTGCTGCTTTAGCAAAAATGCCAACTTACCATATCATTGGTGATTATTGTATCGGAACTAAGAACTACGTAGATTCTGTTTTTATATTTTCATCTAAACCAATCGAACAAATACAATCCCTATTACTCGACAAGCAGTCAAAAACGTCAAATGGCTTAGCCCGTATCTTACTTAAACGATATTGGAAGCGTAACGATGTTGAAATACTAACAGAGGGAGAAGCAGATGCCTATGTATTGATTGGAGACCGTACTTTTGGAAAAAAAGAAGACGTACCATACGTTTACGATTTAGGTCATTACTGGCATGAGCTAACAGGCTTGCCATTTGCATTCGCTGTATGGGTATCTAATAAACCTTTACCAGATGCGTTTAATCAGAAATTCAATCAAGCGCTAGCGGAAGGCGTTTCTCGACCTGACGATGTGATACCGGGCTTACCCGTATTCCCAAACTTCGACTATCATGTTTACCTAAATGAAAATCTTGATTTTAATCTAGATACCGATAAAAGAAAAGCATTAAAGCAGTATTTGGAGTGGTATGTGGAGGATGGATTGGGTAGTATCTAGTAGTTAGTAGATAGTATTTAGTAGGGAGTATTTAGTAGGAAGTAGTGAGTAGGGAGACCGATAATTCTACCCTTATTAATTCAAATAGAATTCCAATTAAAGCTCACTGACAAACGATATTAAGATAGGAATATATCAAAAAAGGCTTCATTAAAATGAAGCCTTTTTTGATTAAAACACGCTTTGAACCTTCTCTAAGTTCAGTTCTCAACGCTTATATCGGAAAGTAATTCTTTATACTAAATACTAAATTCTAACTACTAATTACTAATTACTAACTACTAAATACTAACTACTAAATACTACTCAAGAGTATCATTACCCAACCGATAATCATTAAAAGTCCACCGATTGGAGTAATCGGGCCTAAGAATCTAAGATTTACTTTCCAAACATCTTTGAAGCTTAGAAAATAGATACTTCCCGAAAATAGTAAGCAACCAGATAGTAATCCGTAGACAGCCCAATTATCGGAACTGCTTTGGAAATCCATATTGTATCCGACGATTAATAGCGTTATTGCAGCATACATTTGATAGCGAACACCGACTTCAAATGAACTCAATCGTTCTTCTGAGAGGAACTTCTTAAATGCATGCGCGCCAAAAGCGCCTAATATAATAGCGAGAATACCTAGTATTGCGCCGGAGACTAAAGCTAGTTGATTCATTATTTATTAGCCTTTTTAACTTGTTCTAAGATTTCCGATTCTGTTGCAAGACCCGTATTGTCCCAAAACAATTTCCCGTCTTTGTATAGCTTTATTTGAGGGATTGCCGAAATCTTCAAGCTCTTCGTTAACTGCTTGTTTTCGTCGGCATCAATCCGAACAAGTTTGACTTTATCGCCATGCTTTTTTTCAATGCTTAATAAAACTGGTTTTAATTGTTGACACGGACCACACCATACAGCAGAAAAGTTAACTAACACCACTTTAGAGGAATTAATTGCTTTTTCATAATCCGTAGTTGACATCCCTGCCTTAGAATTACCCTTTTCGGTTTTAATCTCAGTTTTTTCAGCTTTGCGCCAGTCCATCATACCGCCAGAGTAATCATAGACGGTATATCCTTCCTTGGTTAAGAAATCTGAAGCCTGTTTACTGCGGCCACCACCCAAACAATAGATATAAACGGGTTGATCTTTTTTCAGATTCGCTAATTGTTCTTTAAAATTAGCTTGGTCTTTCCAGTCGACATTCACCGAATTTGGAATGTGACCTTCAGCGTACTCTTGCGGCGTGCGTACATCCCATAATTGCGTCTCGGGTTTTGCAATTACCTTTTCCATCTGTTCAGCACTGATCTTCGTCTGCGCAAATCCAAATTGAATCGATGCTACTAAGCCTACAATGAATAACGTTTTTCTCATGATTTATCTCCTTTTTGGATAATACTATCCTTTTCTCAAATACTTGGTGAGGATAACAATCGTCTGCCCCTCAACTTTACCTTCAATCTGATCGGTATTGTCGGCCACTAAACGAATGTTCTTAACTACCGTTCCTAATTTCGCAGAAATAGTAGACCCCTTAACATCTAAAGTCTTAATCAAAACTACGGTATCGCCTTCAAATAAACGTGTTCCATTGGAATCTTGATGAAATTCAACACTAGCTTCCGCTTCATGATCGCCAGTTTTCATCGCCCAATTAATCGCGTCATCATCCAGATAAAGAATATCAAGATTATTTGCTGCCCAGGCTTCATTACGTAAGCGACTAAGCATTCGCCAAGCGACAACTTGAACCGGTAAATAAGGAGACCACATGGTATCGCCTAACACTTTCCAATGTTCTGGATCGATCTGCTCTGTCTTTTCAATTTGACTCTTGCAAACAGAACAGACTAAAATACTGTTATCTTGATTAGGGATTTCAACAGGGGGAACTTCGTATACAGAAAGCTCCTGAGTAGAGTTACACAATTCACACTTGTTTTCACTTCTACTTTTTAATTCATCTAGTAACATAAAATTGGGTAATAAATTAATGTTTCAAAGATAAGCATTTTAAATGAGGCGTATGTATATTACATTCGTATAAGGAATTGCTTTGTGGCAAAGATTTTGTATAAGAAGAAAAACAAACTGTAAAATAAATTTAGACTTATGAAATGGCAAGGCGGCCGCAATAGCGGAAATGTAGAAGATCGTAGGGGAATGTCCGGAGGGCAGAAACTAACCCTAGGTGGTGTTGGCGGGGTAATCGTATTGATTATCGGATTTTTAATGGGGGGCGATCCTTCAGAATTATTAAATCAAGTTCAGCAGCAGGGCGGTGTTGCAACAGAACAGGGCGAGTTTCAATCGACTCCTGAGGAAGATAGGCTGGTAGAATTTGCAGGTGTTGTACTTACCAGTACGGAGGATGTATGGGGTGCCATATTTAGAGAGAATGGTAAATCATATCCAGTAACCAAATTATCAATTTATCGCGATGCACTAGAAACAGGAGGCTGCGGTGTTGGTCGCTCGGAGTTTGGGCCATTCTATTGTCCTGGAGATCAGAAAATTTACCTGGATTTAAGTTTCAATAAAGAGCTGAATACACGTTTCGGCGCTAAAGGTGAGTTTGCATTAGCATATGTTATTGCACATGAGGTAGGACACCATATTCAAAATATCTTCGGTGTTTTAAATCAGACAAATGCGATGCGTGCAAAAATGTCGGAAACAGAATACAACAAGATATCGGTGATGACTGAGCTACAGGCGGATTTTTACGCTGGCGTATGGGCGCATCATGCAACTAAACAGTCGGATGTCAAGTTAACGTATGATGATATCGTTGAAGGTATGAATGCTGCTGCTGCGGTTGGTGATGACCATATTCAAGAACAAGCAACTGGACAGTCGCATCCCGAATCATTTACGCACGGTACGTCTGAGCAACGCGCATACTGGTTTAAGAAAGGTTACGAAACAGGTGACGTGAATCAAGGAAATACATTTAAAGACCCTAGTTTGCAATAAGCTATTGCACCAAGAGGTTACATCCGCGAATATCCGAATTGTCAAATCGACCTAGGATTTCAAAGGATCCATCGCTATGGAACTTTCCTAAATCCTGCGTCGCAATAAACGAACAGGAGTGATAATTGGCTAAATCAATGACATTTATTGCTCCTGTTTTTTTATTATCCAAAAGCGTAAGTGGATCATTAGTATCGCGAATAAGAATCTTCATCCAATTTGGTGTATGAAACAATCCTTCTCCATACGAATAGCCTTGAGATAGTAATTCGGTCATTCCATATTCGGAATGAATACGAGGCACCCCAAATCCTGCTTTTAATACTTCATGCAGTTCATCCCGAATCATTTCCTTGCGTTTTCCCTTCATTCCACCCGTTTCCATAACGATAAGCTCGGGAAAATCAACCGAAAACTGCTCCACAAAATCTAAAAGTGCATAAGTCACGCCGAACAAAACGGTCTTTGTTCCTTTTTCCTTTAGCCTATTCAAGCGCTCAAATAAATCTTGATGGTTATATAAGAAGTAACCACTTTCCTCCATTACAGAATGTTTAATTAAATCATCAACCATGTAAATCAAGGATGAGCCAGTACGCTCCAAATAGGATGGAAGCAAAGCTACAATTGCGATGTCCTTAACAGGGCAGTAAAACTGTTCAAAAGCCAAACGGAAGCTACGCTCATACAAGCCGCTATCGGCAACCAAGTGCTTACTAGTAATCATACCAGTCGTACCAGAACTGCTAAAAACCACTTCTGCTGTCAAACCCCTGGTAATAATATCTTGAGTTTTGAAAAATTGGATCGGCATAAACGGAATCTTAGCATAATGATCAATCGAGGAAATTTCAATTCCTAAAATCTGAAGGTATTGCTGATAAATAGCCGTAGTTTCTGCCTGATGTTGAAAGACCGATATTGCACAGGCATTAAACTCGTCCTCCGATTGAATTTGAAAGATTTGATCAAATAATTCCATTGATGCAAATATAGAAGTTTAGAAAGTATTTAAGACCTAGAAAATAGTAGTTATGCCGAGGTCTGACTTTCTCTCGTCTGAGTAGCAAAAGAGCAAAGAAGCTTCAAGTTTTCAATCATATTTTTCGTTCATGAAAATGTCTTTTCAAACCGAATTTACGGAGCGATTTAGCGCTTAATCAAGTCCTTATTTCGAAATGGATTATCTTTGATGTCCAGCTTTTTAACTTTTATACTTTCTTTCAGTTGATCATCAAGGATTCTAGAATAATCGGGAGAAGCTTGCGTGGCGACGCTATAAAGAGATAAATGCCTTTTGATATCGGTAAAGCTTGCTGAATCGGCATGCACTTTAAATGCTTCTATACTTGGTTTGTATATGAGACGCGTAACTTGATCTGCGGCGGCGGCTGTCGCAATTGTTGCAGTACCCAATAATGCTTTTGCTGCAGCGTCGCTTAACGTGGGTTCGTCTGCAGGGTTATCATAGATTGGCCTGCCATTTTCATCCTTTCGAATATTCGGTCGATCGTCGTCAAACGAACTTTCTACTATTCCAATCCCTGTCTTAGCCATTCCCTCGTACAGCGCTATTTTCCGCTCGCGATCAAACTTCACTTTAATTTCTTTGATCGACGTTACGGGGATGTTTTTTGCGCCAGATTTGCCAATAACATCAATCGAATATTTGTTTACCTGTTGCAACAATCCTTTAATGGAGCCATTATCGGTTCTTACTGTTACTTGATATTCTTTAATGGATCGCTCAATGCCTGTTTGGGCACATAAGTTCAGCTTTATAAAAAGACAACTGAAGAATAAAAGATATCTAAAGTGGGTCATAAAGTTAATAATATTTCGTCGATGTAAAAATATGGATTTGTATTGTTTGTTTTTAAAGAAAGTTAAATTATAGCTAAACTTTCCAATAATTCGTGTCATCATGCGTCCTTGCGGTGTTTTGAGATACCGATTTTGAACCTATAAATACGCGATATATAAAAGCTGTATTTAGGAAAGAACAAGAACAATCTAAATTATTAAGTTCACTACACCGACTAATACATACTAACTACTACTTGCTAATTACAGTATTTCACACTATACGACCAATTCTAAGTACTAAATATTAGCTACTAGTTATTTTCTCCATACATGCTTCGAGACACAGCCGCTCGAGATTGGAAAAAATATGAACATTTTCGACGGAATTGTCAATAAAAAAGCCCCGAAATTCGGGGCTTCCATTATTATGTTTGTTCAATGCTTACAACATTCCGCCGTCAACAGGAATTACTTGTCCAGTTACATAAGCAGAAAGATCAGATGCTAAGAAAACACAAGCATTTGCTACATCTTCAGGTTCGCCAGCGCGTTTTAGAGGGATATTTGCTTCCCATCCTGCTACTACTTTCGGATCTAATACATCTGTCATTTCTGTACGGATAAATCCTGGTGCGATAACATTTGTACGGATGTTTCTAGAACCTAATTCTTTTGCTAAGGATTTTGAGAAACCGATGATACCTGCTTTTGAAGCCGCATAGTTTGCTTGACCGGCGTTGCCTTGAACACCAACTACCGAACTCATATTGATAATACTTCCTTTACGGTTTTTCATCATCACTTTCGAAGCAGCTTTAGAAACATTAAATACTGACTTCAAATTGATATTAATTACGTCATCCCAGTTCTCTTCAGTCATACGCATCAATAGGCCGTCTTTAGTAATGCCGGCATTATTAACAACGATGTCTAGGGTTCCGAAATCTGCGACAATATCATTTACTAATTTTTCAGCTTCATCAAATTTAGAGGCATCCGAACGGTAGCCTTTTACTTGTGTGCCAAAGGCTTGTAGCTCTTGTTCTAGCGCTTGTCCTTTCTCTACAGAAGATAAGTAAGTAAACGCAACGTTTGCACCATGTTGTGCAAAAACCTCTGCAATTTTTCTTCCTATTCCTTTCGATGCACCTGTCACTAAGGCTGTTTTTCCGGCTAACAATTTCATATGTATTTCTAATTAAATGCTTGTTAAATGAACCACAAAAGTGGAAAATAAACTGCATAATACAAAAAATGTTGTTGAATAGGAAGATGAAGATTTATTTTTTTGAGCCAGAAACCTGTATTTCTTTAATCAGAGCGGGGAAATTTTGATAAAATCACAAATATCTGATATGTTTCTGACAAAATTATTCGCTTATATATAAAGCGAATATTAATTTTGTAACTCATTTAAAAATCAAATGGGTAAGAAAACTAAGAAAACGGAAGTAGACGTCGTTTTGATTGGTGCTGGTATCATGAGTGCTACTCTAGGCACATTAATAAACGAGTTGAGTCCGGATATTAATATTGAGATTTTAGAACGTCTTGATGTTGTGGCGGCAGAGAGCTCCGACGCATGGAATAACGCCGGAACGGGTCACTCGGCGCTTTGTGAGTTAAACTATACTCCAGAGCAAGCTGATGGTTCTGTTAAGATTGATAAGGCAATTAGCATTGCTGAACAATATGAGGTATCCAAGCAGTTTTGGTCTTACTTAGTTGAAAAAGGAATTATTAAGAATCCAAGTCATTTTATTCGTCAAGTGCCTCATATGTCGGCTGTATTTGGTGAAAAAGATGTTCGTTTCTTGAAAACAAGATTTGAAACGCTAACGCAGCAAAATCTGTTTAAGGGAATGGAGTATACGGAGGATAAACAACAATTGCAAGATTGGGTTCCTTTGATGATGGAAGGTAGAGATGCTAGCGAACAGGTTGCGGCGACAAAGATGGACATCGGTACAGATGTAAACTTTGGTGCTTTAACTAGAGATCTAGTTTCTTATTTAGATGGAAAAGATAACATTAAGCTTTCCTTAAATCAGGAAGTAAAAGATATTGATCGGGAGGATGATGGACGTTGGGAAATCGAAGTTAAGGATTTAGCGACAGGTGAGAAACGTGAAATCTTAGCGAAATTTGTATTTATCGGTGCGGGTGGTCACTCTCTATTACTTCTAGAGCGTTCAGGTATTCCTGAGGCAAAGGGTTATGGTGGATTCCCTGTTGGTGGCCAATGGCTACGTTGTACAAACGAGGATATTATCAACGCGCATCATGCAAAGGTTTATGGTAAGGCGTCGGTTGGAGCTCCTCCAATGTCGGTTCCTCACTTAGATACGCGTTACATCGACGGAAAGCAAGCGCTATTATTCGGACCATATGCAGGTTTTTCAACAAAATTCTTGAAAAAAGGATCGTATTTTGATTTACCAGCTTCGATTAAATTATCAAATATTCGTCCGATGTTATCTGCAGGTCTTGATAACCTACCATTGACGAAATATCTAATTACTGAGGTGATGAAAAAACCTCAAGATAAATTGGATGCTTTGAAACAATTTATGCCTACAGCGAAAATGGAAGATTGGCAAATTGAAAAAGCAGGACAACGTGTGCAGGTAATTAAGAAAGATCCTAAGCATGGTGGTATCCTTGAATTCGGAACTGAAGTTGTTTCTAGTGCTGATGGTTCTATTGCCGCATTATTAGGGGCTTCTCCAGGTGCGTCGACTTCGGTTGCTATTATGATCAACTTGTTGAAAAGATGTTTCCCTGATCGCGCAAAATCAGATCCATATCGTAAGAAATTACGCGAGATGATCCCGACTTGGGGTAAGAAGTTAAACGATGATGCGGACTTATGTCAAGCGACACGCGAACGTACGCACCGTTTATTGAATTTAGATAAATAGATTTTATTAAACTTATGGGGTGCTTGTTTCGAATATCGAAATCGGCTGAGATTATACCCAATACCTTAAATGGTACAACCTGATCCAGGTAATGCTGGCGTAGGGAGAAAGGATCTTGTTATTATATAACATCCATAAGTTTTGTTTTAGGACATAATTTATGGATGTTTTTTTTATGGATTTTTGGAAAGCTTTGCTGGAAACGACAGCATTAGAACGATTTTCAGTGATTTGCAGCATTATCCAAGTTTTACTCTCTCGGAATAATAAGGTTTCAAACTATTTCTTTGGTATTTTTGGCATATTGACAGGTATGTACGTGTTGTTAGGAGCAAAACTATATGCTGAGATCGCATTGAATATGTATTATTTGCTGATGAGTGTTTACGGTTGGTGGTATTGGATGGCAAACAAAAAAGCGCGTGAACAACCTATTAGTTTTTGCCAGCGAAAAGACTGGGTCGTTGTAGGTTCTATTGTCGGTGTCGGTTTTTTCGTGCTTTATTCTGTTTTATACTTTTTTACGGATTCAGATGTACCGATTTGGGATGCTTGGGTTTCTGCAACCGCATGGGCGGGAATGTGGCTCTTAGCAAAGCGGAAAATTGAAAATTGGATTCTTTTGAATATCAGTAATGCTTTTGCGATACCTCTATTAATTCATAAGGATTTGTATTTATTTGCGGCCCTTACCTGCTTTTTATTTATTGTTGCTATTTTCGGATTTTTGAAATGGCAATCCATTATGCGAAATCAAAAACAAATTGAGTATGCTTA encodes:
- a CDS encoding histidine phosphatase family protein, coding for MKKTIYFIRHGQTDLNLRGIVQGRGVNSPLNTNGIQQAQAFFEAYKAVAFDKIYASTLLRTHQTVAPFLAQGLEMVELEGLDEISWGIYEGQEQTEEILKGFEQVVGSWRNNDLDLAIPNGESPNTLVRRQKEAIAHIVSQENEETVLVCMHGRALRIMLCHLTEVPVCKMDDFPHTNTALYVLDYEDDKFTIVDYYNTKHLENLLNEKD
- a CDS encoding menaquinone biosynthetic enzyme MqnA/MqnD family protein: MKKIRVSAVSYTNTLPFLQGIKNSDVINDIDLSVDYPSECARKVMEDEADMGIIPVAALAKMPTYHIIGDYCIGTKNYVDSVFIFSSKPIEQIQSLLLDKQSKTSNGLARILLKRYWKRNDVEILTEGEADAYVLIGDRTFGKKEDVPYVYDLGHYWHELTGLPFAFAVWVSNKPLPDAFNQKFNQALAEGVSRPDDVIPGLPVFPNFDYHVYLNENLDFNLDTDKRKALKQYLEWYVEDGLGSI
- a CDS encoding DUF423 domain-containing protein, with translation MNQLALVSGAILGILAIILGAFGAHAFKKFLSEERLSSFEVGVRYQMYAAITLLIVGYNMDFQSSSDNWAVYGLLSGCLLFSGSIYFLSFKDVWKVNLRFLGPITPIGGLLMIIGWVMILLSSI
- a CDS encoding thioredoxin domain-containing protein, translated to MRKTLFIVGLVASIQFGFAQTKISAEQMEKVIAKPETQLWDVRTPQEYAEGHIPNSVNVDWKDQANFKEQLANLKKDQPVYIYCLGGGRSKQASDFLTKEGYTVYDYSGGMMDWRKAEKTEIKTEKGNSKAGMSTTDYEKAINSSKVVLVNFSAVWCGPCQQLKPVLLSIEKKHGDKVKLVRIDADENKQLTKSLKISAIPQIKLYKDGKLFWDNTGLATESEILEQVKKANK
- a CDS encoding PhnA domain-containing protein, with the translated sequence MLLDELKSRSENKCELCNSTQELSVYEVPPVEIPNQDNSILVCSVCKSQIEKTEQIDPEHWKVLGDTMWSPYLPVQVVAWRMLSRLRNEAWAANNLDILYLDDDAINWAMKTGDHEAEASVEFHQDSNGTRLFEGDTVVLIKTLDVKGSTISAKLGTVVKNIRLVADNTDQIEGKVEGQTIVILTKYLRKG
- the ypfJ gene encoding KPN_02809 family neutral zinc metallopeptidase, which translates into the protein MKWQGGRNSGNVEDRRGMSGGQKLTLGGVGGVIVLIIGFLMGGDPSELLNQVQQQGGVATEQGEFQSTPEEDRLVEFAGVVLTSTEDVWGAIFRENGKSYPVTKLSIYRDALETGGCGVGRSEFGPFYCPGDQKIYLDLSFNKELNTRFGAKGEFALAYVIAHEVGHHIQNIFGVLNQTNAMRAKMSETEYNKISVMTELQADFYAGVWAHHATKQSDVKLTYDDIVEGMNAAAAVGDDHIQEQATGQSHPESFTHGTSEQRAYWFKKGYETGDVNQGNTFKDPSLQ
- a CDS encoding LuxE/PaaK family acyltransferase; amino-acid sequence: MELFDQIFQIQSEDEFNACAISVFQHQAETTAIYQQYLQILGIEISSIDHYAKIPFMPIQFFKTQDIITRGLTAEVVFSSSGTTGMITSKHLVADSGLYERSFRLAFEQFYCPVKDIAIVALLPSYLERTGSSLIYMVDDLIKHSVMEESGYFLYNHQDLFERLNRLKEKGTKTVLFGVTYALLDFVEQFSVDFPELIVMETGGMKGKRKEMIRDELHEVLKAGFGVPRIHSEYGMTELLSQGYSYGEGLFHTPNWMKILIRDTNDPLTLLDNKKTGAINVIDLANYHSCSFIATQDLGKFHSDGSFEILGRFDNSDIRGCNLLVQ
- the fabG gene encoding 3-oxoacyl-[acyl-carrier-protein] reductase — translated: MKLLAGKTALVTGASKGIGRKIAEVFAQHGANVAFTYLSSVEKGQALEQELQAFGTQVKGYRSDASKFDEAEKLVNDIVADFGTLDIVVNNAGITKDGLLMRMTEENWDDVININLKSVFNVSKAASKVMMKNRKGSIINMSSVVGVQGNAGQANYAASKAGIIGFSKSLAKELGSRNIRTNVIAPGFIRTEMTDVLDPKVVAGWEANIPLKRAGEPEDVANACVFLASDLSAYVTGQVIPVDGGML
- a CDS encoding malate:quinone oxidoreductase; translation: MGKKTKKTEVDVVLIGAGIMSATLGTLINELSPDINIEILERLDVVAAESSDAWNNAGTGHSALCELNYTPEQADGSVKIDKAISIAEQYEVSKQFWSYLVEKGIIKNPSHFIRQVPHMSAVFGEKDVRFLKTRFETLTQQNLFKGMEYTEDKQQLQDWVPLMMEGRDASEQVAATKMDIGTDVNFGALTRDLVSYLDGKDNIKLSLNQEVKDIDREDDGRWEIEVKDLATGEKREILAKFVFIGAGGHSLLLLERSGIPEAKGYGGFPVGGQWLRCTNEDIINAHHAKVYGKASVGAPPMSVPHLDTRYIDGKQALLFGPYAGFSTKFLKKGSYFDLPASIKLSNIRPMLSAGLDNLPLTKYLITEVMKKPQDKLDALKQFMPTAKMEDWQIEKAGQRVQVIKKDPKHGGILEFGTEVVSSADGSIAALLGASPGASTSVAIMINLLKRCFPDRAKSDPYRKKLREMIPTWGKKLNDDADLCQATRERTHRLLNLDK
- the pnuC gene encoding nicotinamide riboside transporter PnuC, with translation MDFWKALLETTALERFSVICSIIQVLLSRNNKVSNYFFGIFGILTGMYVLLGAKLYAEIALNMYYLLMSVYGWWYWMANKKAREQPISFCQRKDWVVVGSIVGVGFFVLYSVLYFFTDSDVPIWDAWVSATAWAGMWLLAKRKIENWILLNISNAFAIPLLIHKDLYLFAALTCFLFIVAIFGFLKWQSIMRNQKQIEYA